In Deltaproteobacteria bacterium, one DNA window encodes the following:
- a CDS encoding FAD-binding oxidoreductase — MRGARGAIEPGAINRAPTSGAPQATGRVAGGTVDWSRRNVFGWGYADETVPDAMKRRYAALLTQAFGGIELRERPIPRVEDLALRAPRFALADELAAYSTDALFDRANHTYGRAWRDVVRAMRGDFSPAPDYVAYPRDEADIAALMRFCADHAVALIPFGGGSSVVGGVEPRVGDAYAGAIVCDLRRLNRILRIDAVSRTVSAEAGIYGPDLADGLRPHSLVLRHYPQSFEFSTLGGWIATRAGGHFATLYTHIDEFVQSVRLVTPRGIWETRELPGTGDGPDANRFVIGSEGVFGVITRATMRVQAIPTFREGAVVRFDEQDGAVDAVRAIAQSGLNPANCRLISALEAFTMGIGDGARTVLLLGFESSDHTQVDKLRRALEIAAMHGGVSDGAGSGASEGDPDAGATWKDRFIRAPYVRDWLARCGVITETLETATTWDRIAAFHDAVMNAAVSAVMKECGAGFVFWRFTHVYADGPAIYYTVVAPGREGDEIAQWDAIKAAASDAIIANGGPITHHHAVGRDHRRWFETQRNPLFGEVLERVKTTVDPSWVMNPGVLVDRPQS, encoded by the coding sequence ATGCGCGGTGCGCGGGGTGCGATTGAACCGGGCGCGATAAATCGCGCCCCTACGTCAGGCGCGCCGCAAGCGACAGGGCGTGTCGCGGGAGGTACGGTGGACTGGTCGAGACGCAACGTATTCGGATGGGGTTACGCGGACGAGACCGTTCCCGACGCCATGAAGCGGCGATACGCGGCGCTGCTCACGCAGGCGTTCGGCGGAATCGAGCTGCGCGAGCGCCCGATCCCGCGCGTCGAGGATCTCGCGCTTCGCGCGCCGCGTTTCGCCCTTGCCGACGAGCTCGCGGCGTACAGTACGGACGCCTTGTTCGACCGCGCGAACCACACCTATGGGCGGGCGTGGCGCGACGTCGTGCGCGCCATGCGCGGAGACTTCTCACCCGCGCCCGATTACGTGGCGTATCCCCGCGACGAGGCCGACATCGCGGCGCTCATGCGTTTTTGCGCCGACCACGCGGTCGCGCTGATCCCGTTCGGCGGCGGGTCCAGCGTCGTCGGCGGCGTCGAGCCGCGCGTCGGCGACGCCTACGCGGGCGCGATCGTCTGCGACCTGCGCCGATTGAATCGCATCCTACGCATCGACGCCGTGTCGCGAACTGTGAGCGCCGAGGCGGGCATTTACGGGCCGGATCTTGCCGACGGGCTGCGCCCGCACAGTCTCGTGCTTCGTCATTATCCGCAGAGCTTCGAGTTTTCGACGCTCGGCGGCTGGATCGCCACGCGCGCGGGCGGGCACTTCGCCACCCTCTACACGCACATCGACGAATTCGTGCAGTCGGTGCGCTTGGTCACGCCGCGCGGAATCTGGGAGACGCGCGAACTGCCCGGCACCGGCGACGGCCCCGACGCCAACCGATTCGTGATCGGCTCCGAGGGCGTTTTCGGCGTCATCACGCGGGCGACCATGCGCGTTCAGGCGATTCCGACGTTTCGCGAAGGCGCTGTCGTGCGTTTCGACGAACAGGACGGCGCGGTTGACGCGGTGCGCGCCATCGCGCAGTCGGGCCTGAATCCCGCCAACTGCCGCCTGATCTCGGCGCTCGAGGCGTTCACGATGGGCATCGGCGACGGCGCGCGTACGGTGCTTCTCCTCGGATTCGAGTCCTCGGATCACACCCAGGTCGACAAGCTTCGCCGTGCGCTGGAGATCGCTGCGATGCACGGCGGCGTCAGCGACGGAGCGGGGAGCGGGGCGTCGGAAGGCGACCCGGATGCGGGCGCGACGTGGAAAGATCGGTTCATCCGTGCACCCTACGTGCGCGACTGGCTCGCGCGGTGCGGCGTCATCACCGAGACGCTTGAGACCGCGACGACGTGGGATCGCATTGCGGCGTTTCACGACGCGGTCATGAACGCGGCGGTCTCGGCGGTAATGAAGGAGTGCGGCGCGGGTTTCGTCTTCTGGCGTTTCACACACGTCTACGCCGACGGCCCGGCCATCTACTACACGGTCGTCGCGCCGGGCCGCGAAGGTGACGAGATCGCGCAGTGGGACGCGATCAAGGCAGCGGCGTCGGACGCGATCATCGCGAACGGTGGACCGATTACGCACCACCACGCGGTCGGGCGTGACCATCGTCGATGGTTCGAAACGCAGCGCAATCCGCTCTTCGGCGAGGTGCTGGAGCGCGTAAAGACGACGGTCGATCCGTCGTGGGTGATGAATCCGGGCGTGCTCGTCGATCGTCCGCAGTCCTAA
- a CDS encoding transposase, whose product MTFDPSIHGRRSIRLRGYDYSLPGAYFVTLCVSGRLCLFGDVFDDEVRLTTAGEIARIRWSELPGRFGHIALSDFIVMPNHIHGILINELDTYDRAPDSSTVRTVVGARFIAPNSEAIAANSPSTAHSARAPTLGNIVRAFKATTAREIREHVDPAFAWQRNYYERVIRDDDEMKRIRKYIIENPIRWNIDRDNPDATTDGDEPML is encoded by the coding sequence ATGACGTTCGATCCGAGCATTCACGGCCGGCGATCGATTCGATTGCGTGGGTATGACTATTCCCTGCCCGGCGCTTACTTCGTGACGCTTTGCGTGTCCGGGCGTCTCTGTCTATTCGGAGACGTTTTCGATGACGAAGTCCGGCTGACAACTGCGGGAGAGATCGCACGAATTCGGTGGTCCGAATTGCCTGGTCGATTCGGTCACATCGCGCTCTCGGATTTCATCGTGATGCCGAATCACATCCACGGAATCCTCATCAACGAACTGGATACGTACGACCGAGCGCCCGATTCGTCGACGGTTCGGACGGTCGTAGGGGCGCGATTCATCGCGCCCAATTCCGAGGCCATCGCGGCCAATTCGCCGTCGACCGCGCACAGCGCTCGCGCTCCGACCCTCGGCAATATCGTTCGCGCATTCAAGGCGACAACCGCGCGCGAGATCCGCGAACATGTCGACCCAGCCTTCGCCTGGCAGCGGAACTATTACGAGCGCGTCATTCGCGACGACGACGAGATGAAACGGATTCGAAAGTACATCATTGAAAATCCGATCCGCTGGAATATCGATCGGGACAACCCGGATGCAACGACGGATGGCGATGAGCCGATGTTGTAG
- a CDS encoding outer membrane beta-barrel protein produces MKSGRIAIVAFLLAALAAAPAAFAKTEARCGLSAGIVAGPSLPVDREVKDEFDYLMHIEANAKYYFLYVFSISGDLSYEYGQGAPKRLWKDGETIELDVPGTSFWRAMPVWGTLRFEPFRKWTVNPFVGGAAGYKYIVMERKGTERLIAVENSDEEWVFHWAALGGFDWMLSDFVAFRLEGRYTSGTPTREFFMEKNLGTLDILGGINIYF; encoded by the coding sequence TTGAAGTCCGGACGCATCGCCATCGTTGCATTCCTGTTGGCCGCGCTCGCGGCCGCGCCCGCCGCGTTCGCGAAGACCGAGGCGCGCTGCGGATTGTCGGCGGGAATCGTCGCGGGGCCGAGCCTGCCCGTGGACCGCGAGGTCAAGGACGAGTTCGACTACCTCATGCACATCGAGGCGAACGCCAAGTATTACTTCCTCTACGTCTTCTCGATCTCCGGCGATCTGTCCTATGAATATGGGCAGGGCGCGCCCAAGCGCCTGTGGAAGGACGGCGAGACGATCGAGCTCGACGTGCCCGGCACGAGCTTTTGGCGGGCGATGCCGGTGTGGGGAACGCTGCGTTTCGAGCCGTTTCGCAAATGGACGGTGAATCCCTTCGTGGGCGGCGCGGCGGGGTACAAATACATCGTCATGGAACGCAAGGGCACCGAGCGGCTGATCGCGGTGGAGAACTCGGACGAGGAATGGGTATTCCACTGGGCGGCCCTCGGCGGCTTCGACTGGATGCTGTCGGATTTCGTGGCATTTCGACTGGAAGGGCGATACACGTCCGGGACGCCGACGCGGGAGTTCTTCATGGAGAAGAATCTCGGGACGCTGGACATCCTGGGCGGCATCAATATTTATTTCTGA